One genomic segment of Lampris incognitus isolate fLamInc1 chromosome 2, fLamInc1.hap2, whole genome shotgun sequence includes these proteins:
- the snai1a gene encoding snail family zinc finger 1a, with product MPRSFLVKKYFAKQKPNYSELECQNDTLLERYPLAELPSGDNNNPSATCYTAGLLWDLSVLPALYLPTSATEPSPTPGPLDLSSPSSLSSNASSSGEEDEGRTSDPPSPEPTHTYIRQRMKCTSSITHGSPRAEEEEEEEEREAPVTVPRPAFLCKHCPKEYTSLGALKMHIRSHTLPCVCTTCGKAFSRPWLLRGHIRTHTGERPFSCPHCNRAFADRSNLRAHLQTHAEVKKYQCSVCSRTFSRMSLLQKHSSSGCCSSTV from the exons ATGCCTCGTTCTTTCTTGGTCAAAAAGTATTTCGCCAAACAAAAGCCAAACTACAGTGAATTGGAGTGTCAAAATG ACACCTTACTGGAGAGGTACCCGCTTGCAGAGCTTCcctcaggagacaacaacaatcCATCTGCCACCTGTTACACAGCAGGCCTCCTGTGGGACCTGTCTGTTCTGCCTGCCCTCTACCTTCCCACCTCCGCCACAGAGCCTTCTCCCACACCAGGCCCTCTTGACCTCAGCTCCCCATCCAGCCTCAGCAGCAATGCCAGTAGTAGTGGAGAGGAGGATGAAGGGCGCACCTCAGACCCTCCTAGCCccgaacccacacacacatatattcggCAGCGGATGAAATGCACCAGTTCCATCACCCATGGAAGTCCCCgggcagaagaggaggaggaagaggaggagagagaggcccCAGTCACAGTGCCCAGGCCGGCCTTCCTCTGCAAACACTGCCCCAAAGAGTACACCAGCCTTGGGGCACTGAAGATGCACATTCGGTCACACACTTTGCCTTGTGTGTGCACCACATGTGGTAAGGCCTTCTCCAGGCCCTGGTTGCTGCGTGGCCACATccgcacacacacag GTGAGCGCCCGTTCTCCTGCCCCCACTGCAACCGGGCATTTGCTGATCGCTCCAACCTGCGGGCACACCTGCAGACCCATGCCGAGGTGAAGAAGTACCAGTGCAGTGTGTGCTCGCGCACCTTCAGCCGCATGTCCCTGCTGCAGAAACACAGCTCCTCGGGCTGCTGCTCCAGCACAGTGTGA